A window of Zavarzinella sp. contains these coding sequences:
- a CDS encoding glycoside hydrolase family 44 protein yields the protein MEGLRSVFIVFILGQFLVLWLLRDSDSSLETIHGQQGSTPIPEKVVVWSSDRTNGKSWDTNSAKVAIRSNSIRLDYAGAGTKICGVNWASWNKDATNDVSGYRTLAITLRQVGTVPDADLTLTLADSLDRPKDRPTSTSVNLVGNGIAKIDGEWRIAKIALTRFTQSCDLDLTKLWGINFSCDHPFVNFEIREIAFTRESPPMPQFPREEPYQARGIVGSEVKHTIPTAIYGACELSPDQIRQYHLSLVRWGGNRSSRYNFQNGCDNAGKDWFFKNGGGFANDPRKTGWFKFLRDANAGGAEGYVTVPMLGFVAKDRYSYSYSVRKYGKQTSTESGQPDVGSGMLENGSVVRNNDWRDTSVEAPPEFIAQGVQAICEEFGKSGVRCYVLDNEPMLWHQTHRDVCLAPLTREELWNRTVQYAEAIRKVDPNATIVGYNSWGWTDLFYSAYDDLPENRPTRPDASKFGGMPMAEWFIQKCGEYKQQHGKPLVDVFDFHWYPEARINGKSPYDGHGMDPALNELRLRNTRSLWDPTYRPESWIADMTRGAAAQPIRRIREWIDKHNPGMKLSLGEYNYGGAGSITGGLAQAELFAIFGREKLDSAFIWTKPEGTQELAWKLYRNYDGAGGVFGEQFVASSANHPDLTIHAARRASDNALTIVVINKNLGKECHLELDLPTRAKEVQGWCFDQDSTEQLRKLGKLPLDTTGDLPYNFPPASATILVVK from the coding sequence ATGGAAGGCTTACGTTCGGTATTCATCGTGTTCATTCTTGGCCAGTTTCTGGTCCTGTGGTTGCTGCGCGATTCGGATAGCAGTCTGGAAACGATTCATGGTCAACAAGGTTCTACGCCCATACCAGAAAAAGTGGTGGTATGGTCGTCTGACCGCACCAACGGCAAAAGCTGGGATACCAATTCCGCAAAAGTGGCAATCCGCAGCAACAGCATCCGCCTGGATTACGCTGGTGCAGGCACCAAAATCTGTGGGGTTAACTGGGCAAGTTGGAACAAAGATGCCACCAACGACGTTTCTGGTTACCGCACATTAGCAATTACCCTGCGTCAGGTAGGTACCGTACCCGATGCCGATCTGACGCTTACGCTGGCTGATAGCCTGGATCGACCGAAAGATCGCCCCACCAGCACTTCGGTGAATCTGGTGGGTAACGGCATTGCCAAAATTGATGGTGAATGGCGAATCGCGAAAATTGCCCTGACGCGATTTACCCAAAGCTGCGACCTGGATCTCACCAAACTGTGGGGGATCAATTTCTCCTGTGATCACCCATTTGTGAACTTTGAAATTCGTGAAATTGCCTTTACAAGGGAATCGCCACCCATGCCACAGTTTCCACGTGAAGAGCCTTATCAGGCACGCGGAATCGTGGGCAGCGAAGTGAAACATACCATCCCCACCGCCATTTACGGTGCGTGCGAACTCTCGCCCGACCAGATTCGGCAGTACCACCTGTCGCTCGTCAGGTGGGGTGGAAATCGGAGTTCCCGTTACAACTTCCAGAATGGCTGCGACAACGCAGGTAAAGACTGGTTCTTTAAAAACGGTGGCGGCTTTGCGAATGATCCCAGAAAAACTGGCTGGTTCAAGTTCCTGAGAGACGCAAATGCTGGCGGTGCCGAAGGTTACGTCACCGTGCCTATGTTGGGATTTGTCGCCAAAGACCGTTATTCTTACTCCTATTCTGTTCGAAAATATGGCAAGCAGACCAGCACAGAATCGGGCCAGCCCGATGTGGGCTCGGGTATGCTGGAAAATGGAAGCGTGGTGCGAAATAACGATTGGCGAGACACCAGCGTGGAAGCCCCACCGGAATTCATTGCACAAGGTGTGCAGGCCATTTGTGAAGAATTCGGCAAATCGGGTGTGCGCTGTTACGTGTTGGACAACGAACCGATGCTCTGGCACCAGACCCACCGTGACGTGTGCCTGGCCCCACTGACGCGGGAAGAATTGTGGAACCGCACTGTGCAATATGCGGAAGCAATTCGAAAAGTCGACCCGAATGCCACAATTGTGGGGTATAACAGCTGGGGCTGGACCGACCTGTTCTATTCAGCGTACGATGACCTGCCTGAAAACCGCCCCACACGACCGGATGCCAGCAAGTTTGGTGGCATGCCGATGGCAGAATGGTTTATTCAGAAATGCGGTGAATACAAACAGCAACATGGCAAGCCACTGGTGGATGTGTTTGATTTTCACTGGTATCCGGAAGCACGCATCAACGGCAAAAGCCCGTACGATGGCCACGGCATGGACCCCGCACTGAACGAACTTCGTTTACGAAATACTCGTTCTCTATGGGACCCCACCTACCGCCCGGAATCGTGGATTGCCGATATGACCCGCGGTGCCGCTGCCCAGCCGATCCGCCGGATTCGGGAATGGATTGACAAACACAACCCAGGCATGAAACTGTCGCTTGGTGAATACAACTATGGTGGTGCCGGCAGCATTACCGGTGGCCTGGCTCAGGCGGAACTGTTCGCAATCTTTGGCCGTGAAAAGCTGGATTCTGCCTTCATCTGGACCAAACCAGAAGGCACCCAGGAGCTGGCCTGGAAACTCTACCGCAATTACGATGGTGCAGGTGGGGTATTCGGTGAACAGTTTGTGGCCAGCAGTGCCAATCATCCCGACCTCACCATCCATGCTGCTCGACGAGCATCGGATAATGCGTTGACGATTGTGGTGATCAACAAAAACCTGGGGAAAGAATGCCACTTGGAACTGGACTTGCCCACCCGCGCCAAAGAAGTGCAAGGCTGGTGCTTTGATCAGGACAGCACCGAACAGTTACGGAAACTGGGCAAACTGCCACTGGATACCACTGGCGACCTGCCTTACAACTTCCCACCTGCCTCCGCCACCATTTTGGTGGTCAAGTAA
- a CDS encoding MmgE/PrpD family protein — protein sequence MALTLAARLANYADQLTYESIPVGVIHETKRRIIDSLATAVGAMPSEAYHFAKACASRVQSTPGATILGGGSSSLEWATFVNGLLIRYLDFNDTYLSKEPAHPSDNLAAVLAVGQGYQCSGAEMLTAAVLAYEIQCRLCDASSLRKQGVDHVTYGAISSSLAAAKLMKLNPTKMTHTVGIAGVCNVALRQTRSGELSMWKGCAFANAARNGVFAATLAGEGLTGPAPIFEGDLGFMKLVTREEFDVAPMGAENGGEPEFMMRKTYIKYWPAEYHSQSAIDAALQLRNKIGDLTQIASVDIATFEASYNIIGKYPEAWAPKTRETADHSLPYCTAVALLDGDVTLHQFDPERFTAKDVLDLLKKVTVRLDDALTPRYPNGIPNRIIVTLQDGTKLVKEVEFPRGHAGNPMTDEEVEAKFRRLVEPRYGAHRVDEMLATCWNFENLTDVSPLLAMFQA from the coding sequence ATGGCACTGACACTTGCCGCACGCCTGGCCAATTACGCCGACCAGCTTACTTACGAATCAATCCCAGTGGGGGTGATTCATGAAACGAAACGCCGAATCATCGATTCGCTGGCTACTGCAGTCGGTGCGATGCCTTCCGAAGCGTACCATTTTGCCAAAGCGTGTGCCAGTCGCGTGCAGAGCACACCCGGTGCCACCATCCTGGGTGGGGGCAGTTCCAGCCTCGAATGGGCGACGTTTGTCAACGGCCTGCTGATTCGCTATCTGGATTTCAACGATACTTATCTTTCGAAGGAACCTGCCCACCCCAGCGATAATCTGGCTGCGGTTCTGGCAGTGGGGCAAGGCTACCAGTGCAGTGGTGCGGAAATGCTTACTGCAGCAGTACTTGCGTACGAAATCCAGTGCCGGCTGTGCGACGCCAGTTCATTGCGAAAGCAGGGTGTCGACCACGTGACTTACGGTGCCATTTCATCCTCACTGGCGGCAGCAAAACTGATGAAATTAAACCCTACTAAGATGACTCACACAGTAGGGATTGCCGGAGTCTGCAACGTGGCCTTACGACAAACCCGCAGTGGCGAGCTGAGTATGTGGAAAGGCTGTGCGTTTGCGAATGCCGCACGCAATGGGGTTTTTGCTGCCACGCTGGCTGGGGAAGGACTGACCGGCCCCGCACCGATTTTCGAAGGCGACCTGGGTTTTATGAAACTGGTCACCCGCGAAGAGTTTGATGTGGCACCTATGGGGGCGGAGAATGGTGGCGAACCCGAATTTATGATGCGGAAAACTTATATTAAGTATTGGCCCGCAGAATACCACTCCCAAAGTGCGATTGATGCCGCACTGCAGCTACGGAACAAAATTGGCGATCTTACCCAGATTGCCAGCGTTGACATTGCCACCTTTGAGGCATCGTACAACATTATTGGGAAATATCCGGAAGCATGGGCACCCAAAACCCGGGAAACTGCCGACCACAGCCTGCCATACTGCACCGCAGTGGCGTTGCTGGATGGGGATGTGACGCTGCACCAGTTCGATCCGGAACGCTTTACTGCGAAGGATGTCCTGGATCTGTTGAAAAAAGTAACCGTTCGACTGGATGATGCATTGACCCCACGCTATCCCAACGGGATTCCCAACAGAATAATAGTGACTTTGCAGGATGGGACGAAACTGGTGAAGGAAGTAGAGTTCCCACGTGGGCACGCGGGCAACCCAATGACCGATGAGGAGGTGGAAGCCAAGTTCCGCCGCCTGGTGGAACCACGTTACGGTGCCCACCGCGTTGATGAAATGCTGGCCACTTGCTGGAATTTTGAAAACCTGACCGATGTCAGCCCACTGCTGGCAATGTTTCAGGCGTAA
- a CDS encoding arylsulfatase, whose product MFKKLWIIFLFHGCCSVLNAAPKPNIVLILADDLGFSDLGCYGGEIATPNLDALAKNGLRFTQFYNSTRCWPSRGALLSGYYPQQIHRDKLPGIPGGGVRGTRQAWARLLPDFLRSAGYRSYHSGKWHIDGKTLDGGFDSALTINSPGNFFTARGSLLNDVPIKPLADEKGYYLTIATADHAIACLKDHAANHSNKPFFHYLAFHAPHFPLHALPEDIAKYEGKYAEGWNKLRESRFARQKELGIVNTSLSALEQNVGPPYRFPDAFKKLGSGEVDRPLPWSELTQEQRTFQATKMAIHAAMIDRMDREIGRVIKQLKVMNALDNTIILFASDNGASSEIMVRDGGHDPAASPGSSASYLCLGPGFASACNTPYRRHKTWLHEGGISTPFIVHWPAGIHAKGELRTTPAHFIDFVPTVLDLTKIEKPKDWKGVPIPAAPGKSIAPALAKDILIERDFLWWLHDDHKAIRVGDWKLVASAGDPWELYDMKTDRAEQHNQAGKMPGKVKELSELWQKQTDSFTELVNRTSPAKGKKK is encoded by the coding sequence ATGTTTAAGAAACTCTGGATCATCTTCCTGTTCCATGGTTGCTGTTCAGTTCTCAACGCTGCACCCAAACCCAATATTGTTTTGATTCTGGCAGATGATCTCGGATTTTCCGACCTTGGCTGCTATGGTGGGGAAATCGCCACACCGAATCTCGATGCTCTGGCGAAAAATGGACTTCGCTTCACACAGTTCTACAATTCGACGCGCTGCTGGCCCTCGCGGGGTGCACTCTTAAGTGGCTACTATCCGCAACAGATTCATCGCGACAAATTGCCGGGCATACCAGGTGGCGGGGTGCGGGGTACCAGGCAAGCCTGGGCACGATTATTGCCCGATTTCTTGCGATCTGCGGGCTACCGCAGCTATCATAGCGGCAAATGGCACATTGACGGCAAGACCCTCGATGGTGGCTTTGACAGTGCACTCACGATCAACAGCCCTGGAAACTTTTTCACCGCACGTGGCAGCTTGCTGAACGATGTTCCCATAAAGCCACTCGCAGACGAAAAAGGTTATTACCTCACCATTGCAACTGCCGATCATGCCATCGCGTGCCTGAAGGATCATGCAGCGAATCATTCAAATAAGCCGTTCTTCCATTACCTGGCCTTCCATGCGCCACATTTCCCGCTTCACGCATTACCGGAAGACATTGCAAAATACGAAGGTAAGTATGCTGAAGGTTGGAACAAACTCCGCGAATCTCGATTTGCTCGTCAGAAAGAACTCGGCATCGTGAACACAAGCCTGTCTGCTCTGGAACAGAATGTGGGACCACCCTATCGTTTCCCGGATGCGTTCAAAAAACTGGGCTCCGGCGAAGTCGATCGCCCGTTACCCTGGAGTGAACTCACTCAGGAACAGCGCACATTTCAAGCAACCAAGATGGCGATCCATGCCGCGATGATAGATCGCATGGACAGGGAGATCGGTCGAGTGATCAAGCAACTCAAGGTGATGAACGCTCTGGACAACACGATTATTCTGTTTGCGTCGGACAATGGTGCCAGTTCGGAAATCATGGTGAGGGACGGCGGACACGATCCTGCAGCATCACCGGGAAGTTCTGCATCGTACCTTTGCCTTGGGCCAGGATTTGCGAGCGCATGCAATACTCCCTACCGCAGACATAAGACGTGGCTCCACGAAGGTGGAATCAGCACCCCATTCATCGTTCACTGGCCTGCTGGTATCCACGCGAAGGGTGAGTTGCGGACCACACCCGCTCACTTTATCGACTTCGTTCCCACGGTTCTGGATCTGACGAAAATCGAAAAACCCAAAGACTGGAAAGGTGTGCCCATCCCTGCAGCACCAGGCAAAAGTATCGCACCGGCCCTGGCAAAGGATATCTTGATCGAACGGGATTTTCTGTGGTGGCTACACGATGACCATAAGGCAATTCGCGTGGGCGATTGGAAACTGGTTGCTTCGGCGGGCGATCCATGGGAGCTTTACGATATGAAAACCGATCGTGCGGAACAGCACAACCAGGCTGGGAAGATGCCCGGAAAAGTGAAGGAACTCAGTGAACTGTGGCAGAAACAAACAGATTCATTTACGGAATTGGTTAACAGAACATCCCCTGCTAAAGGCAAAAAGAAATGA
- a CDS encoding FAD-dependent oxidoreductase: MAVIGAGISGLISARTLADHGLRVCVFDKGRGMGGRAATRRADRDMSFDHGAQYFTVRDPVFSSHVTNWQSNGVIAEWSSLIVKLQEGSVENTSPQTRYVGMPGMSAIGTHLAKGLDIRSETLIRRISNESTGWKLFDDTGAVFGPYGSILIALPAPQAAELLAPHPFSSIAASVSMAPCWAVMLAFESRFKVPWDGAFVHGSPLSWITRNSSKPGRPSDRDCWVLHAGPQWSADHLDDAPETVGTQLLNALATATGNLLPEVSHLVAHRWRFSMGSSSEMQTAYYDRVTGLAMCGDWLAGGRIEGAFCSGLAAAMDILGHCGIINNSTHF, translated from the coding sequence GTGGCAGTGATTGGTGCCGGTATTTCGGGCTTAATCAGCGCTCGTACGTTGGCAGATCACGGACTGCGGGTATGCGTTTTTGATAAAGGCCGAGGGATGGGAGGCCGGGCAGCGACGCGCCGGGCCGACCGTGACATGTCGTTCGATCATGGTGCACAATACTTTACCGTCCGAGACCCCGTTTTTTCCAGCCATGTTACTAATTGGCAATCAAACGGGGTTATAGCCGAGTGGAGTAGTCTGATCGTCAAACTTCAGGAGGGTTCGGTCGAGAACACTTCGCCCCAGACTCGCTATGTCGGGATGCCAGGCATGTCGGCAATCGGGACGCACCTAGCGAAGGGTCTCGACATACGCAGTGAAACACTGATCCGGCGGATCTCGAACGAAAGTACTGGGTGGAAATTATTCGACGATACCGGTGCAGTTTTCGGCCCTTACGGATCCATACTGATTGCTTTACCCGCTCCACAGGCTGCCGAATTGCTAGCACCTCATCCGTTCTCCTCAATCGCTGCATCAGTTTCAATGGCTCCATGCTGGGCCGTTATGTTGGCGTTCGAGAGTCGATTCAAAGTGCCGTGGGATGGGGCGTTCGTCCATGGTTCTCCACTGTCATGGATCACCCGGAACAGCTCGAAACCCGGTCGACCAAGCGATCGTGATTGTTGGGTACTGCACGCTGGGCCGCAATGGTCTGCAGACCACCTAGATGATGCCCCGGAAACGGTTGGTACCCAACTCCTCAACGCACTGGCGACAGCCACGGGAAACTTGTTACCCGAGGTGTCACATTTGGTGGCACACCGATGGCGGTTTAGTATGGGCAGTAGTTCGGAAATGCAAACAGCCTACTACGATAGAGTGACTGGACTAGCCATGTGTGGAGACTGGCTCGCAGGAGGCCGTATCGAAGGAGCGTTCTGTTCTGGCCTGGCGGCGGCAATGGACATTCTTGGCCATTGTGGAATAATCAACAACTCAACTCATTTTTGA
- a CDS encoding CIA30 family protein, producing MMIYKLLVLTLVILMRSLVMADGSPKVLFDFTGTDAAKDWQTVNDGVMGGVSEGKFKLTNQKTMEFFGTLSLENNGGFASVRSKGKKLGLEKGDTLVVKIRGDGRQYMLNLYPNKPLIAFSYRAALQTKKGEWIEIKIPLDKFEATSFGRVVKDAGAVKPEEINAIGFMLSDKKAGPFQLEIEWIKVERAGK from the coding sequence ATGATGATTTATAAATTACTGGTGTTGACCCTTGTAATTCTGATGAGGTCGCTTGTCATGGCCGATGGATCACCCAAAGTGTTGTTCGACTTCACTGGGACTGATGCTGCCAAGGATTGGCAAACAGTCAACGATGGTGTGATGGGCGGGGTCTCGGAAGGGAAGTTCAAACTTACCAACCAGAAAACGATGGAGTTCTTTGGTACCCTGTCATTAGAAAACAATGGCGGCTTTGCCTCCGTTCGGTCCAAAGGGAAAAAGCTGGGACTGGAAAAAGGCGATACTTTAGTCGTTAAAATCCGGGGCGATGGGCGACAATACATGTTGAACCTCTATCCCAACAAGCCACTGATTGCTTTTTCTTACCGGGCTGCATTGCAAACAAAGAAAGGTGAGTGGATCGAGATCAAAATCCCACTCGACAAGTTCGAGGCGACTTCATTTGGTCGGGTGGTCAAGGATGCTGGTGCAGTGAAGCCGGAAGAAATCAATGCCATCGGCTTCATGCTGAGCGACAAGAAAGCGGGACCATTTCAGTTGGAAATTGAATGGATCAAGGTGGAACGGGCCGGAAAGTAA
- a CDS encoding TspO/MBR family protein, with protein sequence MDWMTWYNSLAKPSWTPSPATIGLIWSILYPVIIVSFGFVFVQAGRKKLHWMISLPFAINLVANLLFMPLFSGLRSVELAAADIIIVWATIIWCAIAIWPHYRWVAIAQLPYFVWVSIASVLQIAITTMNWGR encoded by the coding sequence ATGGACTGGATGACCTGGTACAACTCTCTGGCCAAGCCCAGTTGGACGCCTTCCCCAGCCACCATTGGTCTGATCTGGTCGATCCTCTATCCGGTAATCATCGTTTCGTTCGGCTTTGTATTTGTGCAGGCTGGTCGGAAAAAGCTGCACTGGATGATTTCATTGCCTTTCGCGATCAACCTCGTGGCAAATCTCCTGTTCATGCCATTGTTTTCGGGACTTAGAAGCGTCGAACTGGCGGCAGCAGACATCATTATTGTGTGGGCCACGATCATTTGGTGTGCGATAGCAATTTGGCCACATTATCGCTGGGTGGCTATCGCTCAACTGCCCTATTTCGTGTGGGTGTCGATTGCTTCGGTACTACAAATAGCAATAACCACGATGAATTGGGGACGATGA
- a CDS encoding ISKra4 family transposase: MIISDSSFAINPNFLADQLDQLLPEVKRAVRERISIRDFEQFVQQLVAQIGASVISLYLEMQGTGDLGETITTEEGETFYRSDEPRQRTIRTIFGVHQFRQYVYGRNLDRKTDFYPVDVAIQMPEGKYSLWFREIIHHLCVNDSYQQVSDLIQLIFGQQIPVDSLERITNNLSKPAEQFLNQIPIPAPEEEGKILVVSADGKGVPMVRQTKPFPAFEKRSYPGNRRMATLATVYSVDEYVRAPEEIIASLFRENMEHPQKRPHPVGKVVAGFLSQCDEESVLIKGTHRATVWAAEQVERRHQTNQPLVRLMDGQISLWDASDVNFDSYETIDILDIIHVASYVWDAAKVFGSHREYQEAFARDRLLRILKGDVKGVISGMRQMAKKQQMKGERLKKINQVCNYLERNSQRMRYDTYLQQGLPIATGVIEGACRHLVMDRMCRTGMRWTTKGAQAMLHARAIHQACKTTDFHTYLANQEYQRTAQYRKLLNLPHLPPLPG; this comes from the coding sequence ATGATTATCTCAGATTCATCTTTCGCAATCAACCCCAACTTCCTGGCTGACCAACTCGATCAGCTCTTACCAGAAGTAAAGCGTGCTGTACGAGAACGCATATCGATTCGTGATTTCGAGCAATTCGTTCAGCAACTGGTTGCCCAAATTGGTGCTTCAGTAATCTCGCTTTATCTGGAGATGCAAGGCACTGGCGATCTGGGAGAAACGATTACGACTGAGGAAGGAGAAACGTTTTATCGAAGCGACGAACCACGACAACGAACCATTCGCACCATCTTTGGCGTGCATCAGTTTCGCCAATATGTTTATGGCAGAAATCTCGACCGCAAGACCGATTTCTATCCTGTTGATGTGGCCATTCAAATGCCAGAAGGCAAGTATTCCCTTTGGTTCCGAGAGATCATTCATCACCTTTGTGTGAACGACTCTTATCAGCAGGTGTCTGACTTGATTCAGCTGATTTTCGGGCAACAGATTCCGGTCGACAGTCTGGAACGGATTACGAATAATCTGAGTAAACCTGCAGAGCAATTTCTGAATCAGATACCGATTCCAGCACCAGAAGAAGAGGGAAAGATTCTGGTGGTGAGTGCGGATGGCAAGGGAGTGCCGATGGTTCGCCAAACGAAACCATTCCCAGCATTCGAGAAACGTTCGTATCCTGGCAATCGGCGTATGGCAACGCTGGCTACTGTGTATTCCGTGGATGAATATGTGCGAGCACCCGAAGAGATTATTGCATCACTGTTTCGAGAAAACATGGAACATCCGCAAAAGCGTCCGCACCCGGTGGGCAAAGTAGTTGCGGGATTTTTGTCTCAATGTGATGAAGAAAGCGTGCTGATCAAGGGCACGCACCGGGCAACTGTCTGGGCAGCGGAGCAGGTCGAACGTCGCCACCAGACGAACCAGCCGTTGGTGCGACTGATGGATGGTCAGATCAGTTTGTGGGACGCTTCCGATGTCAATTTCGATTCATACGAGACCATTGATATTCTGGATATCATTCACGTTGCCAGTTATGTGTGGGATGCTGCGAAAGTTTTTGGGTCCCACCGTGAGTACCAGGAAGCATTTGCCCGGGATCGTCTGTTACGAATTCTGAAGGGTGATGTGAAGGGAGTGATCTCCGGTATGCGTCAGATGGCAAAGAAACAGCAGATGAAAGGGGAACGGTTGAAGAAAATCAATCAGGTCTGCAACTACCTTGAAAGGAATAGCCAACGCATGCGGTATGACACCTATTTGCAACAGGGACTACCAATTGCCACAGGGGTCATTGAAGGAGCTTGTCGCCATCTGGTGATGGATCGGATGTGCCGGACGGGCATGCGATGGACAACCAAAGGAGCACAGGCGATGCTGCACGCCCGAGCCATCCATCAGGCTTGTAAAACCACCGATTTTCATACTTACCTGGCTAACCAGGAATACCAAAGAACAGCTCAATACCGCAAACTGCTAAACTTACCTCACCTACCACCACTGCCCGGATGA
- a CDS encoding transposase — MVLISKLYRIEKEIKKDLAEQSWELSVQEAYRVQIRQEKAIPVLKELHDWLHAEAPKLLPKSPIAKAVNYALRHWQALHRYTEQGYLNICNRSLMLLQFRCRFAFPVCVDRFFQII, encoded by the coding sequence ATGGTGCTGATCAGCAAATTGTATCGGATTGAAAAGGAGATTAAGAAGGATCTGGCTGAGCAGTCCTGGGAATTGTCTGTGCAGGAAGCGTATCGAGTGCAGATTCGCCAGGAAAAAGCAATTCCCGTGTTGAAAGAATTGCACGATTGGCTGCATGCGGAGGCACCAAAGTTGTTGCCCAAAAGCCCGATTGCCAAAGCGGTGAACTATGCGTTGCGCCATTGGCAGGCCCTGCACCGATATACCGAGCAGGGGTATTTGAATATTTGTAACCGTTCACTTATGTTGTTGCAGTTTCGGTGCAGGTTTGCCTTTCCGGTGTGCGTTGATCGCTTCTTCCAGATAATCTAA
- a CDS encoding IS66 family transposase has protein sequence MSNKLFSNNKRQYWQQEARIRDLEDKLKPPNKQEPAEKEKLASQKPTGRKRGAQHGHKANLRKPLPPESVDSFIKFVPETCSRCHKSLVGCPNLPEPRIHQQVELPQQPLIVTQYEGHSRKCADCGHTTAMTIPAEYRNHCTGPRLTAALLCMVGQDGLSKRSIERTCKTIFGIDISLGTISNLEAEAIPALDAPYEEAREKVKNADVKGFDETGWKEAGHKRWLWTAIAAKIHIVVFLIHARRNIDALKTFMGEALPGFVSTDRWKVYVKNLPEDSHQLCWAHLKRNWEALSKRSKRATKLVDHWLELHKEIFELWHIFTRDHQISRQTLQQRMKPLKERVRTLLKQGQGSKDQTVAGFCERVAKVERRLWLFVDHEHVPPTNNDAERVQRRAVLWRRRSFVVLKVLVAVGSQSES, from the coding sequence ATCAGCAACAAATTATTCAGCAACAACAAAAGACAATACTGGCAGCAGGAAGCTCGCATTCGTGATCTGGAAGACAAGCTGAAACCGCCTAACAAGCAAGAACCTGCAGAAAAAGAAAAATTAGCTTCCCAAAAGCCGACTGGTCGCAAACGCGGGGCACAACATGGTCACAAGGCAAATCTGCGAAAACCCTTGCCTCCTGAAAGTGTGGACTCCTTTATCAAGTTCGTGCCAGAAACCTGTTCTCGCTGCCACAAATCACTTGTTGGCTGTCCGAATCTACCTGAACCCAGGATTCATCAGCAAGTTGAACTGCCACAGCAGCCTTTAATCGTAACACAATATGAAGGTCATTCCCGGAAATGTGCTGATTGTGGACACACAACGGCGATGACCATTCCTGCCGAGTACCGCAACCATTGCACCGGTCCTCGATTGACAGCTGCTCTGCTATGTATGGTGGGTCAGGATGGATTGAGTAAACGGTCAATCGAACGAACTTGCAAAACGATTTTTGGCATAGACATATCCTTGGGAACCATCAGCAATCTGGAAGCCGAGGCAATTCCGGCATTGGACGCACCTTATGAGGAAGCTCGTGAGAAAGTTAAAAACGCTGATGTAAAGGGGTTTGATGAAACGGGCTGGAAAGAGGCGGGCCACAAACGCTGGTTATGGACAGCGATTGCGGCAAAGATTCATATCGTAGTATTTCTCATTCATGCACGTCGCAATATTGATGCATTGAAAACGTTTATGGGTGAAGCACTCCCTGGATTTGTCAGTACGGATCGCTGGAAGGTATATGTGAAGAACCTTCCTGAAGATAGCCATCAATTATGTTGGGCACATTTGAAACGCAACTGGGAGGCATTGTCCAAACGAAGTAAGCGAGCGACAAAACTCGTGGATCACTGGCTTGAATTACACAAGGAAATATTTGAGCTATGGCATATTTTTACGAGAGATCATCAGATAAGTCGCCAAACATTGCAACAGCGGATGAAACCGTTGAAGGAACGCGTACGCACGCTGCTGAAACAGGGGCAAGGTAGTAAGGACCAAACAGTTGCAGGGTTTTGCGAGAGGGTGGCCAAAGTAGAAAGGCGTTTATGGCTGTTTGTCGACCATGAGCATGTTCCGCCAACGAATAATGATGCGGAGCGTGTACAACGTCGCGCTGTGTTGTGGCGGCGACGCAGCTTTGTGGTTCTCAAAGTGCTCGTGGCTGTCGGTTCGCAGAGCGAATCCTGA